The Setaria viridis chromosome 6, Setaria_viridis_v4.0, whole genome shotgun sequence genome includes the window TCCGGCCGTATTTTGCAGTGAGACTGGTGCCATTGGAAGATCCTTGAAATTATCTTTCCATCTATATAAAGAACGTCCAAAACGGCCTCTGTATGCCACCAGGGCGTCCAATTTACTACTTGCTGCTCCTAGAATCCGAGGCTGAAACGAACCCGAGTTGTATTGCATCTCCAACTTGATTTGGGCGCCCATGCTGGcctcctccacttccaaaaCTCTCTCCATGTCCTTGGTGGTCCTCTCCTAAGTTCCTCATCACAATAATATCATTAGATAGTATCTCATTCTTATAATCATGAAAGGACATACCTAAGAACGAGCTCACCTGTTGATTCATTTGTTGTGCTCTAGCTCGAGTGATTGGTCCTTGTACAACTTGAGGAGTATCGTGTGCATCCAAAGGAgttatgtcctcatcatcctccccctcttAAATcggagtcgtcctcgactcaagcTCATCCTCCGCTCCCATGTATGGTTTAAGATCTGCAATGTTAAACGTAGGACTAACCCCAAACTTGGGTGGCAACTCCAGTTTATATACATTGTCATTAATCTTTTCAAGTATTTTAAAAGGGCTATCAGCTctaggcatcaatttagactttcTAAGATCTGGAAATCTATCCTTGCGCAAGTGTAACCACACTAGATCCCCGGTTCAAGGTTTATTGCCTTTCTACCTTTGCTACCAGCAATTCTATACTTATCATTCATTTTTTCAATGTTGGCCTTGGTTGTTTCATgcatttttaaaagaaattcaGCACGTTGCTTAGCATCATGATGAGTTCGTTTAGAAGTAGGTagaggtaaaagatcaataggaGCACAAGGATTGAAGCCATACACTACCTGGAAAGGACTTACCTTAGTGGTGGAGTGTTCCGCCCTATTATATGCAAACTCCACATGCAGCAAACACTCTTCCCACATCCGCAAGTTCTTCTTCAAAATTGCTCTCAATATAGCTGATAATGTACGATTAACATCCTCGGTCTGGCCGTCGATTTGTGGGTGACATGTAGTAGAGAACAGCAGCTTTGTAACCAACTTATTCCACAATGTACGCCAAAAATGACTCAAGAATTTCGCATCACCATCTGCAATAATAGTACAAGGCATACCATGCAAGCGAACAATCTCTCAAACAACATATCAACAATATGAACAGCATCATCACTTTTATGACAAGGAATGAAACGAGCCATCTTAGAAAAATGATCCACAACCACAAAAATGCCCCCTCTTAGTCCTAGGAAATCCTaaaacaaaatccatagaaatatctgaCCAAGGAACAGAAGGAACAGGAAGAGGCATATACAAACCATGTGGATTTAACCTTGATTTTGCCTTCTGACATGTGGTGCAACGACTCACAAAACCCTCAACATCTCGcctcatctttggccaaaagaagtgTGTGGCCAAAACATCCTCCGTCTTCTTAGCGCCAAAATGACCCATGAGGCCTCCACCATGcgcctcctgcaacaacaaaagACATACGGATCCAACTAGAATGCATAGGCGATTAGCTCGAAACAAGTATCTGTCACTCAGCACAAATTTATTCCATGTTCGGCCCTCTTTACAATTCacaaaagcatctttaaaatcagtaTCAACAGCATATTGTCTCTTAATTGAATCAAGCCCAAAAATGCAATAATCAAGTTGAGACAACATGGCATAGCgtctagacaaagcatcagcaataacaTTATCTTTCCCTTTCTTATGCTTGATAAtgtaaggaaaagattcaatgaATTCAACCCATTTAGCATGTCTACGATTCAAATTAGTTTGACTACGAATATGCTTTAgcgattcatgatcagaataaATAACAAACTCCTTAGGCCATAAATAATGCTGCCACATTTCTAAAGAACGAACAAGAGCatataattctttatcatacgTGGAATAATTCAACACAGGTCCAGTTATtttctcactaaagtaagcaaTAGGTTTACCTTCTTGCATCAAGACACCACCAATGCCaactccactagcatcacattcgaGCTCAAAAGTCTTACCAAAATAAGGAAGTTGGAGCAATGGCGCGTGTGTCAGGCGATGCTTCAACTGCTGGAATGACCTCTCTTGTGCAGGTCCCCAATGGAAAGTCAGAGGTGCTGCAATGGTGCTGAAATCTTTCACAAAGCGCCTATAAAATCCTGCTAGTCCATGAAAACTCCGCACTTGAGACACTGATGTGGGAGTCGGCCAACTCTGTATAGCATGCACCTTAGCTTCATCAACCTCGATCCTctgtggagtcacaacatagccaagaaacgaaaCTCATTCAGTGCAAAAAGCACACTTGTTGAGGTTACCAAACAAACGTGCATCACGTAAAGCATTGAAAACAGCACGTAGATGATCAAGATGTTCAGGTAAAGACTTGCtgtaaatcaatatatcatcaaagtatACCAccacaaattttccaatgaaaggACATAAGACCTCGTTCATTAAGCGCATaaaagtactaggtgcattagttaaaccAAAAGGCATTACTAACCACTCATACAAGCCAAACTTAGTCTTaaaagcagttttccattcatctcctagTTTCATTCTGATTTGGTGATATCCGCTACGCAAGTCCACCttagaaaaaattatagaacCACTCAactcatcaagcatatcatctaGCCTAGGAATAGGGTGACGATAACGAATGGTGATATTGTTAATAGCTCTACAATCTACACATGTGCGAAaactgccatctttctttggggCCAAAATAATAGGAACAACACAAGGACTAAGGCTCTCACGTACATACCCACGGTTAAGAAGGTCTTGCACTTGGCGCTGAATTTCCTTAGTCTCCTCAGGGTTGGTCCGATTTGCCGCACGGTTCGGCAAGCTCGCTCCAGGTATGAAATCAATCTGATGCTCAATGCCTCGAATGGGTGGAAGGCCTGGAGGTATCTCAGCGGGGAAAATATCTCGAaactcctgcaaaaggttagtgACCGTAGGAGGCAAAGTGCTAGATGTATCATCCATGGAAAATAGCATATCTCGacaaatcaaagcataacaaggCGCATCCTCATCAGAAATTTCAGCAAGATCATATTTAGTAGCAAGCATCACACCACCTTTCAATTTGATCGCATTAGGAGAAGAATTTGAAGCAACTTTATCATTTTTAGGTGGGAAAACAGAAGTAGCTACTTGCTGATTTTCAGAAGTACTAGCAGTTTTACATGTAGATTTAGCAAGTTTTTCCATCTCAAATTGCACAATTTCAGCAGGGGTCATGGGGAGCAAAGTGAGTTTCTTTCCTTTATGCATAAGGGTATATTTATTGCTTCTACCATGGTGTGTAGCATAAGTATCAAACTCCCAAGGATGACCAAGTAAAAGCAAGCATGATTGCATaggtacaacatcaaaatcagcaaCATCGCTATACTCACCTAGGGAGAAATGAATCCTCACAATTTGCTTTACCTTAACCTTACCGCTATTGTTGAACTACTGAATATGGTACGGGCGAGGGTGATCACGTGTGGGAAGCTGGAACTTGTCTACCATGTCCTGactcaccaagttgttgcagctaccgCCATCAATGATGACCCGAACGCGCCTCTTGTGCATGACGAAAAGAGCCTCAAAAAAATTGTGGCGTTGTATCCGCTCCTCCTATGCCATGTGAGCGCTCAAGACACGCTGCACAATGAGTGTCTCATGACCCGCTGAAGCCGCTGCTCCTAAAATGGCTCCATCCTCATTGGAAAAATTGTCGTCGCCTGCAAGGTTAGCGGCAAGTGCAAATTCATcctcaacatcactagcacttacatatccGCCATCCTCTGTCACAATGAAAGCTCGTTGGCTCGGGCAATCCTTCATGACATATCCAAAACCCCTGCAATGATGGCACTAAATAGGCATCGAACGACCCGTAGAGGTAGAAGACGACGAAGGCTTGTTGTTCACCTTCGTACCCACTATTTTGCTTGCCTCAGTCGGTGTAGTTGATGGAGGGGGGTGCTGCTTGTAACGACCCCAGTTAAATcattcgagttaatcttaatccgagtccccaaattcctctgtctcagctcttcccgagcaggagtgctccaccCCAGCTCCCGGTCCCGACTCCTGAAGACTCCAACTCACCCCGCCAGTTCCTTCAATGTCTCAACAACAGTGTCCCTCTCAATCTGGAGCAGAGGAGAACCTGAGACTGatgggtggacccgcaatcttttccccgaatctcccgaggcagacgcactcgagcggcctgcaccgcttcagagctcccccgccgcgtggcccaacttctccgacgcccgccgcttcgcctagtcgccggccgcgacaggatggattctcgtgccctcctccccaatcgtagcggaagcccctctgcaaccctttccaCAGCGCCTCGTCCCGCTCGAGCCCTCAccggccgcgccttggtgctccgacgccactgtggcagagctttgccacCTGCTGTGTCAAAACCGCCTCGCGGCTCGTGCCCATCATCATCtcaccggatccccggctgcaaggcccgatgccttctgGCTTTTCCGCCACCGCTACACAGTCGCACTCGCCCACGCAGCCGCAGCTCGCCTGTTTTTTCACCGGTTGCAACCTCACTTGTAGCGCcattctccctgtcacacccatcagatccgccgcatgacgacgcccgcctccgccaaatctcaacccccGCAAAATCACGCCTGTGCCGCCTTGTCTCCCGTGCCCGATAGCCAAGGAtgctatctccgaagtcctgttccgccgcccatcgccgctcaattgccgccatggcagcgcactccctccttttcttccggtcttcgtgctactccaactccctctctcttccgcgcagctataaaagggaatgccagagccttactggagttcccttcgccatcgttgccttgccgcctTGTTGCTCTGTTTTGTGCTcgagcgccgccacctaagttcttgaggaactctcatctccgctcaacacccacccctcccaatccacccagccgcctgctcctccgcgctgtgctagagcttccttgttgctcacaagaagctgtgccgccgctggagcactgccagacatcgccgccaccaaagccttagtgcttaagaccatCCGCtcaagtctactccttcccgaccccaaaaggCTTCACCTAtcaaccgaaggtaagctgccgacccctcaccggttcgcccgaccctatctgttcgcccgaccccttttccgtctcacccgaccctatctgttaaCCAACCCTTATCTGCCTCGCCCAAGGACTCGGCTGtacctttttccttgacccgagggtatctttGTAAGATTTCGGAGACTTCTCTATAATAGATCTGAGGACCccaaacacagttatcccttaaggtttaagggtcagatcataagtttcttccaatctgacccttggtcttgttctctatccactgaagccTGAACCcccacactttttccgtagatttgctacaagtttctgggctaagacTTGTGAGTGTTGCTGTTAAATAActgtctaaacactaactcctgcattgcattcgtgtagagtttcgtctagctgacggcgtctacgagctacacccggtgccagaagacggagttgtagctgagctaccagttccagaagccgaagtcgccccagctgaagactagcttccctcccctccgcttgaaggcaagccccggagcatgaaccccaaaagtttcccaaacttgcacatgccttctttctcatgtttgtgcatttacgtataggagttgtttgcaaccttagatgcatgacatagttgttttgatctgaacactagttgttgggccgagaagttgctatgcttaaataggaagcggtaaaagttgagtgatttcctgtcactcgcgagttataggagttggttgttctccttctgttacaactataaggacgatggacagggccgggttttggttaactcttttggtggtcgaatgatcaccccgtctgtctatggaacctgttaaggcccgacagtgttggtgttcatgatcaagtgttcgaaagtactaatctcatacctagtatgggatggggaagcctagtacctgattgaactagggcgtggcttatacccctgctgtccctggaacgaggttcccatagtgcatcatgtgggtgcaagtgcggtcacagtacggtagaggccgggaatgtggagcattgcatgccaagggaagtttggacctgacacgtgcctgggaattgatggggacggccgacacaagaagcgaccctagtggtgcgcggatgtcgtgagattaggttcaccatgcatggttaagaaactcgaatcgattcgtctgcctctcacagtttgagactgcttgatcgctatgctacactgagtaatgaaagagtctgatgatgacatggtcttgatgatgagcttatatacataaagttggatctatggttgcttagagtaagatgccaacgtagactggttaatgaacttagaatttgagctaaaacttgaaagcaaggatctaacatagtcgcttttggcaaataaacccctccgccaaagagccttgcatgtctagatgtggtggagtagttttaccaccggtcgattaagtcttgttgagcttagcagctcagccttgtttgtggctctctttttaggtgaagtcgcagctcctgagtttgctcctgttggcacttggccgccccagctccctccgggttggacggttgagtgggatccctcctcggacggcgaggaaagggatcactgatgtcctgatcggcctcatcagggacgtccgaccccggcgctagcttccgctaatTTACCTTtctgctgcttttgaatcttgtaaatcCCTGATTTTCgttttgatgttgaactaaattgtcaaacttgtttaactcagtggatctgttgtattctctgaaaccgctcgccttcgtgtgagttttgctaatccgatcctgttaagtggtttaatcagatgaaatccgttagcacttcgagttaacttgactaaggcatgagtgtcgcatgtcAGGAGACTTaactatgctttaatcaaggtaatctgaggtggttccgccacagctggtatcagagccgactcTCGCGGTTTCACGGGCACGTGCGGTCGCAGTTGCATAGGCAtggtgtgcatggctggtgtggGCCCAGAGTGGTCACACAGCATGGCACATGCGCTGGCACTGGACACACGGACGTGGCCAAGAGGGGACGTTCCTGGCTTGGGGTTGACCGACGAGGGCGTCGGTCTTCTAAGGGGGTGAGTATGTGACATCCTAgtccaaggcttaataggattgatagaatactcataccaataagttgcaacttcttttccggaagctcatcctcaaagaactccagGGTTAAGCATGCCATTTTATCCTCATTGTCCTCCTCTACCTCAACACGTAACATACCAATTTGCAGCtcttgataatattcttctagtGAGTTGTTACCTTGATTAAGTCGCTGTAATTTTTTGCGCAAATCATGTTTATATGAAGGAGGAACAAATCTAGCACGCATTGCTCGTTTTAACCTATCCCACATTGGTGGATCAGTGCCAGTTTTAACAAGTTCAGACCACCAAAGAATAGCAAACCCAGTTAATTCACTAGTAGCTAATCGAACACGATGTATATCAGGCACCACATGAGCATTAAATTTGTATTCAACCGACATCTCCCAATATAGATATACATCTGGATCATAGGTACCAGAAAATGATGGTATTGAAAATTTAACCTTGGAATAAGGATCATTGTTACCTTGGGCGGGACGGTTACCAGGGCCACGCCTATGTGGAGGTTGTCGTTGGTCAGTATCCTCACTAGTGAAGGTGGCATCATCCTAATTATCACCCGCATCCTCAGGCGGTGGGGCTGGTCGTCGCAGTCATTGCTCTTCCTCCATGTGGGCAAGGCGAGTAGCAATAGCTGCGACAGAATGCTGGAGATGCTCAAGTGCTTGCATCATCGTTCGTGTGGTAGCATCAAGGTCCGCCCGAGAAACACACTCGTTGAAGTTGGATGGGCTAGCAGCTTCTTTGTCTTTGTTAGTTCCTGGCATGTTAGCAAAGAAAATAGAAAGTACAAAGCCCTATTCAAGTACGAGGggggtgatgaggacatcacatgttcggatacaaccatattagtaTCTTTTGACtctgaggtgaaacaattctttatcataattatatgtgatacatttgatgaattgatgctgcaccatgatgtgtattcgttgtcaatttcagaaatacatacatggatcaaaaatagtgttaaacacacatggaaggcatgaaGGACCAaaaaagtagattgggggccaagtagaagtattcctaacgtcctccaccaggccaccacgtcacttttggcccaaggaaagaaagagatccaatccaacacgttttgttgctggattcggactacagttctggcccaacttgcaacgaccgccacgacctcatccggactccgttttgggcgttcaagtactccttggaatccttatgaagtctattttcatatggatccggactcatgtccatatctattctgaggcggccgaaatcatcgaaatactaccgagaggttttctgtccacaggtgctgcgtcgccctattttggcccgatgggccgtgtatcaagttgggtccattagggacgtgtcctagggttggagcacgaccccaacacccccctggtcgtcctcctaggtattaataaggattagagccgccacgaacagattgggttttgttttgatgtaagtttagccattgctacttccttgtagacgcgtgtgtcaactagaccatccgttctactcgattcggaaccccaaatttgtgattttagattggttttcatctccatatttgcaattgagttgcttgttctacttgttcttgcttgttcttcgattgcttgcaggacgagtgccctagtggccgggtgacgcgctccacaagatcgcggcagccattggaggtggtgtatcggttgctaaggcgcagcttggaaggctgtagtcgggccgtgaacatcatctccatcgaccaatcgagttatcccacgcctctcatcgaaagatcgggaatcacccctagcgggttcatatcagttggtaatcagagcaaggtttatcggtgagagacttctagttctttgctgtttttaatttcccatagtccagaaaaagccaaaaaaaatagtagattagtttacccgcaatcctataaaccctttgagcctttgctagcactgcttagttagggcttgttgagtttttggttgcttcGGTTGTGTtcagttgctggtcttagttttagtcctttagagttttgagttcttgtcacgttccAGTCACAGCCGTGTGCTACCGTATAAAACCTTCTGTTGGCTGAATCTGAATACATGTTTATATTCAAGTCTGAGTCCTACTCCGAGTTTGTTTAAGATCAAATCCCACGTGGTGCTGAGTTCAAGTTGGAATCGGTTTGGAGTCCGAATTGACAGCTGCCCTGTTGCTGTCTTGAGTCCAAATCTTATTTCTATCCTTTCGGAaaaagtttgtgtggtgtgtgaatcttgtgaagtccttttgttcatataatcagatttgaggatcccctggaaaaaaagaagaagaaaaaaaaacagaagaaaaaaaaaggaaaagaaagacaaaaaaaacagGAAGAAAAGGGGCTGTTCGTTGTGCTTCCCTATTGTTTTccggtggtgtgttgtgacttcctttgtgtccaggctcgcgtctctagcacggtctaggctaggaccagcacagtaccaccgttgaactattattcagcttgcttttgtgactaacgtggtgctagtatatttccttgctttagcccacctagagctccacatattcgactacagcttgataggcttttgttgctgcggcatcgatacacttcactccacggttgcagacttgttggttgccgtcacctcctgtttggcttggtaagaacttgtaagggcttgtttttacaagttgagtttgagagaattacaaccaacacatcatagtagttgacaggaggatacatattatttttgtgtttcttgtttcctactaaccatggcaggtgatacggagattttggagctgatgaaactagactctcatattcagggtgttattcaacacttgccgttatatgatggtaagtttgatcctaaagcttacattgattgggagataaaagtagataatgaatttgatgagcacgacctgtccgagaaacaaaagatttatattgcctctaatattttgactgaatttgccttgctacaatggaaacacatttgtaggcgtaagaaacttctagaatcttgggaagactttaaatttctttttagagatgcattcattcctg containing:
- the LOC140223194 gene encoding uncharacterized protein, which translates into the protein MLATKYDLAEISDEDAPCYALICRDMLFSMDDTSSTLPPTVTNLLQEFRDIFPAEIPPGLPPIRGIEHQIDFIPGASLPNRAANRTNPEETKEIQRQVQDLLNRGYVRESLSPCVVPIILAPKKDGSFRTCVDCRAINNITIRYRHPIPRLDDMLDELSGSIIFSKVDLRSGYHQIRMKLGDEWKTAFKTKFGLYEWLVMPFGLTNAPSTFMRLMNEVLFSFLGYVVTPQRIEVDEAKVHAIQSWPTPTSVQTNLNRRHAKWVEFIESFPYIIKHKKGKDNVIADALSRRYAMLSQLDYCIFGLDSIKRQYAVDTDFKDAFVNCKEGRTWNKFVLSDRYLFRANRLCILVGSVCLLLLQEAHGGGLMGHFGAKKTEDVLATHFFWPKMRRDVEGFMVMRNS